A single Streptomyces sp. Edi2 DNA region contains:
- a CDS encoding acyl-CoA dehydrogenase family protein, producing the protein MTDAEDLRRRTAELLAAHPPAETERLEFLRARFDAGLAWVHYPEGLGGLDAPRSLQAVVDAELAAAGAPGNDPGRIGIGLGMAAPTILRFGTDEQKRRLLRPLWTGEEVWCQLFSEPGAGSDLAALATRAVREDGGEAGSAGDWIVDGQKVWTSSAHLARWAILIARTDPGLPKHRGISYFICDMTDPGVEVRPLRQITGEAEFNEVFLTGVRIPDSRRLGEVGEGWKVAQTTLMNERVAIGGARIPREGGMIGVAAADWRARPELRTHDLHQRLLTLWVEAEVARLTGERLRQQLTKGQPGPEGSGMKLAFARLAQEISGWEVEFLAEDGLTYDDWTMRRPDGVDFTGREAGYRYLRAKGNSIEGGTSEVLLNIVAERVLGLPPEPRTDKDVAWKDLPR; encoded by the coding sequence ATGACCGACGCCGAAGACCTGCGCCGGCGCACCGCCGAGCTGCTTGCCGCACATCCTCCCGCCGAGACGGAGCGACTGGAGTTCCTGCGCGCCCGCTTCGACGCCGGACTGGCCTGGGTTCACTACCCGGAGGGCCTGGGCGGACTGGACGCGCCACGCTCCCTGCAAGCGGTCGTGGACGCGGAGCTGGCGGCCGCCGGCGCCCCCGGCAACGACCCCGGGCGCATCGGCATCGGCCTCGGCATGGCCGCGCCCACCATCCTGCGCTTCGGCACCGACGAGCAGAAGCGGCGTCTGCTGCGCCCGCTGTGGACCGGCGAGGAGGTGTGGTGCCAGCTGTTCAGCGAGCCCGGCGCCGGCTCCGACCTCGCGGCCCTGGCGACCCGCGCGGTCCGGGAGGACGGGGGCGAAGCCGGGAGCGCGGGCGACTGGATCGTGGACGGCCAGAAGGTCTGGACGTCCAGCGCCCATCTGGCCCGCTGGGCGATCCTGATCGCCCGCACCGACCCCGGCCTGCCCAAGCACCGCGGCATCAGCTACTTCATCTGCGATATGACCGACCCCGGGGTCGAGGTCCGTCCGCTGCGGCAGATCACCGGTGAGGCCGAGTTCAACGAGGTCTTCCTCACCGGCGTCCGCATCCCCGACAGCCGCCGCCTCGGCGAGGTCGGCGAGGGCTGGAAGGTCGCCCAGACCACGCTGATGAACGAGCGGGTCGCCATCGGCGGCGCCCGGATCCCCCGCGAGGGCGGCATGATCGGCGTGGCCGCCGCCGACTGGCGCGCGCGGCCCGAACTGCGCACCCACGATCTCCACCAGCGGCTGCTGACGCTGTGGGTGGAGGCCGAGGTCGCCCGGCTGACCGGCGAACGGCTGCGCCAGCAGCTGACCAAGGGCCAGCCCGGCCCCGAGGGCAGCGGAATGAAGCTGGCCTTCGCCCGGCTCGCCCAGGAGATCAGCGGCTGGGAGGTGGAATTCCTCGCCGAGGACGGTCTGACCTACGACGACTGGACGATGCGCCGCCCCGACGGCGTCGACTTCACTGGCCGCGAGGCCGGCTACCGCTATCTGCGCGCCAAGGGGAACTCCATCGAAGGAGGCACCTCGGAAGTGCTGCTCAACATCGTCGCCGAACGTGTGCTGGGGCTGCCGCCCGAGCCGCGCACCGACAAGGACGTCGCGTGGAAGGACCTCCCCCGATGA
- a CDS encoding helix-turn-helix domain-containing protein, whose protein sequence is MPRRSYDQYCAVARALDAVGDRWTLLIVRELLGGSRRYTDLHADLPGVSTDMLASRLKDMERDGLVTRRRLAPPGAVFVYELTPRGRALLPALTALADWGAPALDEKRPTDAVRAHWFAVPLVARLARHFAEGVEVIGIALDEGEFHVVLGGGGAEAGGSHSGGPQRGGRDGGSGSADGFADGGPGYADGPAERPDVRLRMDTATCAEIAYDRLSLAQGIESGRIVVTWPERSGERRRKRTATA, encoded by the coding sequence ATGCCGCGCCGAAGTTATGACCAGTACTGCGCCGTTGCCCGAGCCCTGGACGCCGTGGGCGACCGCTGGACGCTCCTGATCGTCCGGGAGCTGCTGGGCGGCTCCCGGCGCTACACCGATCTGCACGCCGATCTGCCGGGCGTCAGCACCGACATGCTCGCCTCCCGCCTCAAGGACATGGAGCGGGACGGCCTGGTCACCCGCCGCCGGCTCGCCCCGCCCGGCGCCGTCTTCGTCTACGAACTCACCCCCCGCGGCCGCGCGCTGCTGCCCGCGCTGACCGCCCTCGCCGACTGGGGCGCCCCCGCCCTCGACGAGAAGCGCCCGACGGACGCGGTGCGGGCCCACTGGTTCGCGGTGCCCCTCGTCGCCCGGCTCGCCCGGCACTTCGCGGAGGGCGTCGAGGTGATCGGTATCGCCCTCGACGAGGGCGAGTTCCATGTCGTCCTCGGGGGTGGCGGAGCGGAGGCCGGCGGCTCGCATTCCGGCGGCCCGCAGCGCGGCGGTCGGGACGGCGGGTCCGGCTCCGCGGACGGCTTCGCGGACGGCGGTCCCGGCTATGCGGACGGCCCCGCCGAGCGCCCCGATGTCCGGCTGCGGATGGACACCGCGACCTGCGCCGAGATCGCGTACGATCGCCTCTCCCTCGCGCAGGGAATCGAATCCGGCCGGATCGTGGTCACGTGGCCCGAGAGGTCCGGCGAACGGCGGCGGAAGAGGACGGCAACGGCATGA
- a CDS encoding acyl-CoA dehydrogenase family protein yields MNDGTPLTGTPAPDPDLLYSQEEDALRDAVRSLFADRSDPATVLAGLESEAAYDTALWRALATDIGAAGLLVPEKLGGAGASAREAAVVLEEVGRCVAPVPYLTSAVIAVTALLGCDHDQEDVAAPLAALAGGGTVGVLAVPLPTAPGGPAPSAVRAAADGALTGRVTSVADAAGAGLLLVPAEGPDGPALYAVEAAADGVRTEPVTPLDLTRPLGHLTFDGARGRLLATGDRARTAVAGALLTGAGLLASEQLGVAEWCLAETVRHTAERTQFGRPVGSFQALKHRMAALWLEVASARAAARNAADALATGSADAPVAVAVAQAYCAPVAVRAAQECIQLHGGIGMTWEHPAHLFLKRAKSDELALGSPGRHREALAGLVALDAP; encoded by the coding sequence ATGAACGACGGGACACCCCTGACCGGCACCCCGGCGCCCGACCCCGACCTCCTCTACTCCCAGGAGGAGGACGCGCTGCGCGATGCCGTACGGTCGCTGTTCGCCGACCGCAGCGATCCGGCCACCGTGCTCGCCGGCCTGGAGTCGGAGGCCGCCTACGACACCGCCCTGTGGCGGGCGCTCGCCACGGACATCGGCGCCGCCGGGCTGCTGGTGCCCGAAAAGCTCGGCGGAGCGGGCGCGAGCGCCCGCGAGGCCGCCGTGGTGCTGGAGGAGGTCGGCCGCTGTGTCGCGCCCGTCCCCTATCTGACCAGCGCGGTCATCGCGGTGACCGCCCTGCTCGGCTGCGACCACGACCAAGAGGATGTGGCCGCGCCGCTTGCCGCGCTCGCCGGGGGCGGCACCGTCGGTGTACTCGCCGTCCCGCTGCCCACCGCTCCGGGCGGGCCGGCCCCATCCGCCGTACGGGCCGCGGCGGACGGCGCCCTGACCGGCCGGGTGACCTCGGTCGCCGACGCCGCGGGCGCCGGACTCCTCCTGGTCCCGGCCGAGGGTCCCGACGGCCCGGCCCTCTACGCGGTCGAGGCTGCGGCGGACGGTGTCCGCACCGAGCCCGTCACCCCGCTCGACCTCACCCGCCCCCTGGGGCACCTCACCTTCGACGGTGCCCGCGGCCGGCTCCTGGCGACCGGGGACCGGGCCCGCACCGCCGTCGCGGGCGCGCTGCTCACCGGCGCCGGGCTGCTCGCCTCGGAACAGCTGGGTGTCGCCGAATGGTGCCTGGCCGAAACCGTGCGCCACACGGCCGAGCGCACCCAGTTCGGCCGCCCCGTCGGCTCGTTCCAGGCGCTCAAGCACCGGATGGCCGCGCTCTGGCTGGAGGTGGCATCGGCCCGCGCCGCCGCCCGCAACGCCGCGGACGCACTGGCCACCGGCAGCGCCGATGCCCCGGTGGCGGTGGCCGTCGCCCAGGCGTACTGCGCGCCGGTGGCGGTGCGCGCCGCCCAGGAGTGCATCCAGCTGCACGGCGGCATCGGCATGACCTGGGAACACCCGGCCCATCTGTTCCTCAAGCGGGCCAAGAGCGATGAGCTCGCCCTGGGGTCGCCGGGGCGGCACCGGGAGGCCCTGGCGGGGCTGGTCGCTCTCGACGCCCCGTAG
- the egtA gene encoding ergothioneine biosynthesis glutamate--cysteine ligase EgtA: MPVRPAETEAELEAHLRGICFKTGPPRRIGVEIEWLVHDARNPRCPLEPARLHSAATTLRALPLSSLLTFEPGGQLELSSPPARTLTECIEAVTADLALVRPAMLAMGLGMAGHGHNPWHRPQRVLTEPRYNAMEAYFDRWGSAGRSMMCATASVQVCVDAGYEEPGPLGHGRRWLLAHLLGAVLAAAFANSPTSEGCPTGYRTTRQVVWSQLDPGRTLAPPQGPDPRTAWVAYVLDAPVLCIRTEDGPWDAPEGLTFREWIRTGVPRPPTREDLDYHLTTLFPPVRPRGHLELRMIDAQSGDAGWVVPLAVTAALFDDPEAAERAYRIVKPLAETAGSRPAPRNPLWRRAARAALTDPELHSAAVACFAAAQDALPRLGASPEVLAAVAEFTERYVARGRCPADDHLDALYAAEGDLIVGKDSQ; encoded by the coding sequence ATGCCCGTACGGCCTGCGGAAACAGAAGCGGAGCTGGAAGCTCACCTGCGCGGAATATGCTTCAAGACGGGGCCCCCGCGCCGCATCGGCGTCGAGATCGAATGGCTGGTCCACGACGCGCGCAACCCCCGATGTCCCCTTGAGCCTGCCCGGCTGCACAGCGCGGCAACCACGTTGCGCGCCCTTCCCCTCAGCTCCCTGCTGACCTTCGAGCCCGGCGGCCAGCTGGAGCTCAGCTCACCCCCCGCCCGCACCCTCACCGAGTGCATCGAGGCGGTCACCGCCGATCTCGCACTGGTCCGCCCCGCCATGCTGGCCATGGGCCTGGGCATGGCCGGCCACGGTCACAATCCGTGGCACCGCCCGCAGCGGGTGCTGACCGAGCCGCGCTACAACGCCATGGAGGCGTACTTCGACCGCTGGGGCTCCGCCGGGCGGTCCATGATGTGCGCCACCGCCTCCGTGCAGGTGTGCGTGGACGCCGGCTACGAGGAGCCGGGGCCGCTCGGGCACGGCCGGCGCTGGCTGCTGGCGCACCTGCTGGGCGCGGTGCTGGCCGCGGCCTTCGCCAATTCGCCCACCAGCGAGGGCTGCCCCACCGGCTACCGCACCACCCGCCAGGTCGTCTGGTCGCAGCTCGACCCGGGCCGTACGCTCGCCCCGCCGCAGGGGCCCGACCCGCGCACCGCCTGGGTGGCGTACGTCCTGGACGCTCCGGTGCTGTGCATCCGCACCGAGGACGGGCCCTGGGACGCACCGGAAGGGCTCACCTTCCGCGAGTGGATCCGCACCGGCGTGCCCCGACCGCCCACCCGGGAGGACCTGGACTACCACCTCACCACCCTCTTCCCGCCGGTACGGCCGCGTGGCCATCTGGAACTGCGGATGATCGACGCACAGTCGGGCGACGCCGGGTGGGTCGTACCGCTGGCCGTCACAGCCGCGCTGTTCGACGACCCGGAGGCCGCGGAGCGGGCGTACCGCATCGTCAAACCCCTGGCGGAGACGGCGGGTTCCCGGCCGGCCCCGCGCAATCCGCTGTGGCGGCGTGCCGCCCGCGCGGCGTTGACCGACCCGGAACTGCACTCGGCGGCGGTGGCCTGTTTCGCCGCCGCGCAGGATGCCCTGCCACGGCTCGGAGCCTCCCCCGAGGTGCTGGCGGCGGTCGCGGAGTTCACCGAACGGTATGTGGCACGCGGCCGCTGCCCCGCGGACGATCATCTCGACGCCCTGTACGCCGCGGAGGGCGATCTCATCGTTGGGAAGGACAGCCAGTGA
- the egtB gene encoding ergothioneine biosynthesis protein EgtB — protein sequence MTPDPELLRERAASALLTARNRTRLLTTCVEDPDLVAQHSPLMSPLVWDLAHIGNQEEQWLLRTVGGRDALRPDIDSVYDAFEHPRARRPSLPLLAPDEAHGYVAEVRGRVLDILERAELHGGPLLDSGFAFGMIAQHEQQHDETMLITHQLRRGPAVLTAPEPPPAPDDIFPAEVLVPGGPFSMGTSTEPWALDNERPAHHRLVPSFLIDTTPVSNGAYQRFIEAGGYEEPRWWAPEGWAQVQEHSLRAPLFWKRDGGQWLRRRFGVTEPVPPDEPVLHVSWYEADAYARWAGRRLPTEAEWEKAARHDPATGRSRRYPWGDEDPTPAHANLGQRHLRPAPIGSYPEGGSPLGVRQLIGDVWEWTASDLLPYPGFAAFPYREYSEVFFGDEYKVLRGGSFAVDPVACRGTFRNWDLPVRRQIFSGFRTARDADPAVGA from the coding sequence GTGACCCCCGATCCCGAGCTCCTGCGTGAGCGCGCGGCCTCGGCGCTGCTCACCGCCCGTAACCGCACCCGCCTGCTGACCACCTGTGTCGAGGATCCCGACCTCGTCGCGCAGCACTCCCCGCTGATGTCCCCGCTGGTGTGGGACCTGGCGCACATAGGCAACCAGGAGGAGCAGTGGCTCCTGCGCACGGTGGGCGGCCGGGACGCGCTGCGCCCGGACATCGACTCCGTCTACGACGCCTTCGAACACCCCCGTGCCCGGCGCCCCTCGCTTCCGCTGCTCGCGCCCGACGAGGCGCACGGCTATGTCGCCGAGGTCCGCGGCCGGGTGCTGGACATCCTGGAGCGCGCCGAGTTGCACGGCGGTCCGCTGCTCGACTCCGGCTTCGCCTTCGGCATGATCGCGCAGCATGAGCAGCAGCACGACGAGACCATGCTCATCACCCACCAGCTCCGCCGCGGCCCGGCCGTCCTCACCGCACCCGAGCCACCGCCCGCCCCCGACGACATCTTTCCCGCGGAAGTCCTCGTGCCCGGCGGGCCGTTCTCCATGGGCACCTCCACCGAGCCCTGGGCGCTGGACAACGAACGGCCCGCACACCACCGGCTGGTGCCCTCCTTCCTGATCGACACCACCCCCGTCAGCAACGGCGCCTACCAGCGGTTCATCGAGGCCGGCGGCTACGAGGAGCCGCGCTGGTGGGCCCCGGAGGGCTGGGCCCAGGTGCAGGAGCACTCGCTGCGGGCACCGCTGTTCTGGAAGCGCGACGGGGGCCAGTGGCTGCGCCGGAGGTTCGGGGTGACCGAGCCGGTGCCGCCGGACGAGCCCGTGCTGCACGTGAGCTGGTACGAGGCGGACGCCTATGCGCGCTGGGCAGGCCGGCGGCTGCCGACCGAGGCCGAGTGGGAGAAGGCCGCCCGGCACGATCCGGCGACCGGGCGGTCCAGGCGCTATCCCTGGGGCGACGAGGACCCCACACCGGCGCATGCCAACCTCGGCCAGCGGCATCTGCGGCCCGCGCCCATCGGCAGCTACCCGGAGGGCGGGTCGCCGCTCGGCGTACGGCAGCTGATCGGCGATGTGTGGGAGTGGACGGCGAGCGACCTCCTGCCGTATCCGGGCTTCGCCGCCTTCCCCTACCGGGAGTACTCGGAGGTGTTCTTCGGCGACGAGTACAAGGTGCTGCGCGGCGGCTCGTTCGCCGTCGACCCGGTCGCCTGCCGGGGCACCTTCCGCAACTGGGACCTGCCGGTCCGCCGGCAGATCTTCTCCGGGTTCCGCACCGCCCGGGACGCGGATCCGGCGGTGGGCGCATGA
- a CDS encoding pyridoxal phosphate-dependent aminotransferase: protein MQFKQSSKMADVCYEIRGPVIEHADALEEAGHSVLRLNTGNPALFGFECPDEILQDMVRNLSRAHGYTESQGILSARRAVAQRYQQSGLPDVGVDDIYLGNGVSELVSMAVQALLDDGDEVLIPAPDFPLWTAVTTLAGGKAVHYLCDESADWLPDLDDLASKITDRTRALVIINPNNPTGAVYPRELLEGMLDLARRHGLMVFADEIYDRILYDDEVHHHAAVLAPDLVCLTFSGLSKSYRVAGFRSGWLVVSGPKQHAADYLEGLGTLASMRLCPNAPAQYAIQAALGGRQSIEDLVLPGGRLREQRDRAWERLNEIPGVSCVKPKGALYAFPRLDPAVHKIHDDEKFVLDLLLREKIQVVQGTGFNWPHPDHFRILTLPHADDLDAAISRIGRFLAGYRQ from the coding sequence ATGCAGTTCAAGCAGTCCAGCAAGATGGCCGACGTCTGCTACGAGATCCGCGGGCCGGTGATCGAGCACGCGGACGCACTGGAGGAGGCCGGCCACAGCGTGCTGCGGCTGAACACCGGAAATCCGGCGCTGTTCGGCTTCGAGTGCCCGGACGAGATCCTGCAGGACATGGTGCGCAACCTCTCCCGCGCGCACGGCTACACGGAGTCCCAGGGCATCCTCTCGGCCCGCCGCGCGGTGGCCCAGCGCTACCAGCAGAGCGGGCTGCCGGATGTCGGCGTGGACGACATCTACCTCGGCAACGGTGTCTCCGAACTCGTCTCGATGGCGGTGCAGGCGCTGCTCGACGACGGCGACGAAGTCCTCATCCCGGCCCCCGACTTCCCGCTGTGGACGGCCGTCACCACCCTCGCGGGCGGCAAGGCCGTGCACTACCTCTGCGACGAGTCGGCGGACTGGCTGCCGGACCTCGACGACCTCGCCTCGAAGATCACCGACCGGACCCGCGCCCTGGTCATCATCAACCCGAACAACCCGACCGGCGCGGTCTACCCCCGCGAGCTGCTGGAGGGCATGCTCGACCTCGCCCGCCGCCACGGCCTGATGGTCTTCGCCGATGAGATCTACGACCGGATCCTGTACGACGACGAGGTCCACCACCACGCCGCGGTGCTCGCCCCCGACCTGGTCTGCCTCACCTTCAGCGGGCTCTCCAAGTCCTACCGCGTGGCCGGCTTCCGCTCCGGCTGGCTGGTGGTCTCCGGACCCAAGCAGCACGCCGCCGACTATCTGGAGGGCCTGGGCACCCTCGCGTCCATGCGGCTGTGCCCGAACGCGCCCGCCCAGTACGCCATCCAGGCCGCACTCGGCGGCCGGCAGAGCATCGAGGACCTGGTGCTGCCGGGCGGCCGGCTGCGCGAGCAGCGCGACCGGGCCTGGGAGCGGCTGAACGAGATCCCGGGCGTCTCCTGCGTCAAGCCCAAGGGCGCGCTCTACGCCTTCCCCCGCCTCGATCCCGCCGTCCACAAGATCCACGACGACGAGAAGTTCGTCCTCGACCTCCTCCTGCGGGAGAAGATCCAGGTCGTCCAGGGCACCGGTTTCAACTGGCCGCACCCCGACCACTTCCGCATCCTCACCCTCCCGCACGCCGACGACCTCGACGCCGCGATCAGCCGTATCGGGCGCTTCCTGGCGGGCTATCGCCAGTGA
- a CDS encoding NADPH:quinone oxidoreductase family protein has product MKAWRVHANGEPREVMRLEEVPDPQPGPGQLLLRVRAANVNFPDALLCRGQYQVRPPLPFTPGVEICGEVIATGEGAAGETGARVLAQPPLPDGGFAELAVVDAATVRPAPEALDDAEAAALHIGYQTGWFGLHRRARLQAGETLLVHAAAGGVGSAAVQLGKAAGARVIGVVGGEDKARTARELGCDVVLDRRHDDIIGAVKEATGGRGADVVYDPVGGEAYAKSVKCIAFEGRIIVVGFAGGAIPTPALNHALVKNYAILGLHWGLYNTKDPAAVDASHEELAKLAAQGAVKPFIGGRFPLEDAAEAVQRVADGTSTGRLVILPAAKETR; this is encoded by the coding sequence GTGAAGGCATGGCGCGTACACGCGAACGGCGAGCCGCGTGAAGTGATGCGGCTGGAGGAGGTGCCGGATCCGCAGCCGGGACCGGGTCAGCTGCTGCTGCGGGTGCGGGCCGCCAACGTCAACTTCCCCGACGCCCTGCTGTGCCGCGGCCAGTACCAGGTCCGGCCGCCGCTGCCGTTCACCCCCGGAGTGGAGATCTGCGGCGAGGTGATCGCCACGGGGGAGGGGGCGGCCGGTGAGACCGGGGCGCGGGTGCTGGCCCAGCCGCCGCTGCCCGACGGCGGTTTCGCCGAACTCGCCGTCGTCGACGCGGCGACGGTCCGCCCGGCCCCCGAGGCGCTGGACGACGCCGAGGCCGCCGCACTGCACATCGGCTACCAGACCGGCTGGTTCGGACTGCACCGCCGGGCCCGGCTCCAGGCGGGCGAGACCCTGCTCGTGCACGCCGCCGCCGGGGGCGTCGGCAGCGCCGCCGTACAGCTCGGCAAGGCCGCCGGCGCGCGGGTCATCGGTGTCGTGGGCGGCGAGGACAAGGCCCGCACCGCCCGCGAGCTGGGCTGCGATGTCGTCCTCGACCGGCGCCACGACGACATCATCGGCGCCGTGAAGGAGGCCACCGGCGGCCGCGGCGCGGATGTGGTCTACGACCCGGTGGGCGGCGAGGCCTACGCCAAGTCCGTCAAGTGCATCGCCTTCGAGGGCCGGATCATCGTCGTCGGCTTCGCCGGCGGCGCCATCCCCACCCCGGCCCTCAACCACGCGCTGGTGAAGAACTACGCGATCCTGGGCCTGCACTGGGGCCTCTACAACACCAAGGACCCGGCCGCGGTCGACGCCAGCCACGAGGAGCTGGCCAAGCTCGCCGCACAGGGCGCCGTCAAGCCGTTCATCGGCGGCAGGTTCCCCCTGGAGGACGCCGCCGAAGCCGTCCAGCGGGTCGCCGACGGTACGTCCACCGGCCGGCTCGTCATCCTGCCCGCGGCAAAGGAGACCCGATGA